A window of the Microtus pennsylvanicus isolate mMicPen1 chromosome 4, mMicPen1.hap1, whole genome shotgun sequence genome harbors these coding sequences:
- the LOC142848223 gene encoding type-1 angiotensin II receptor A, whose protein sequence is MILNSSTEDGIKRIQDDCPKAGRHNYIFVMIPTLYSIIFVVGILGNSLVVIVIYFYMKLKTVASVFLLNLALADLCFLLTLPLWAVYTAMEYRWPFGNHLCKIASASVSFNLYASVFLLTCLSIDRYLAIVHPMKSRLRRTMLVAKVTCIIIWMLAGLASLPAIIHRNVYFIENTNITVCAFHYESQNSTLPIGLGLTKNILGFLFPFLIILTSYTLIWKALKKAYDIQKNKPRNDDIFRIIMAIVLFFFFSWVPHQIFTFLDVLIQLGVIRNCKISDIVDTAMPITICIAYFNNCLNPLFYGFLGKKFKKYFLQLLKYIPPKAKSHSSLSTKMSTLSYRPSDNMSSSAKKPASCFEVE, encoded by the coding sequence ATGATCCTCAACTCTTCTACTGAGGATGGTATTAAGAGGATCCAAGATGACTGCCCCAAGGCTGGCAGGCACAATTACATATTTGTCATGATTCCAACTCTCTACAGCATCATCTTCGTGGTGGGAATCCTTGGAAACAGCTTGGTGGTGATTGTCATTTACTTTTACATGAAGCTGAAGACTGTGGCCAGTGTTTTCCTTCTGAATCTCGCCCTGGCCGACTTATGCTTTTTGCTGACTTTGCCACTGTGGGCTGTCTATACCGCTATGGAGTACCGCTGGCCCTTCGGCAATCACCTGTGTAAGATCGCATCAGCCAGTGTCAGTTTCAACCTCTACGCCAGCGTGTTCCTGCTCACCTGTCTCAGCATTGACCGCTACCTGGCCATTGTCCACCCGATGAAGTCTCGCCTCCGCCGCACCATGCTGGTGGCCAAAGTCACCTGCATCATCATCTGGATGCTGGCTGGCTTGGCCAGTTTGCCAGCTATTATCCACCGGAATGTGTATTTCATCGAGAACACCAACATCACAGTCTGCGCTTTCCACTATGAGTCTCAGAACTCAACCCTCCCCATAGGGCTGGGCCTGACCAAGAACATTCTGGGCTTCCTGTTCCCTTTTCTGATCATTCTCACCAGCTATACTCTAATCTGGAAAGCCCTAAAGAAGGCTTACGACATTCAGAAGAACAAGCCGAGAAATGACGACATCTTTAGGATAATTATGGCGATCgtactcttctttttcttctcctgggtTCCCCACCAAATATTCACTTTTCTGGATGTCCTGATCCAGCTGGGCGTCATCCGCAACTGTAAAATCTCTGACATCGTCGACACGGCCATGCCTATCACCATCTGCATAGCGTATTTTAACAACTGCCTGAACCCCCTGTTTTATGGCTTCCTGgggaaaaaatttaagaaatatttcctCCAGCTTCTGAAATACATTCCCCCAAAGGCCAAGTCCCACTCAAGCCTGTCGACAAAAATGAGCACGCTTTCCTATCGCCCTTCGGATAACATGAGCTCATCAGCCAAAAAGCCTGCGTCTTGTTTTGAGGTGGAGTGA